The following coding sequences lie in one Primulina huaijiensis isolate GDHJ02 chromosome 2, ASM1229523v2, whole genome shotgun sequence genomic window:
- the LOC140966811 gene encoding bZIP transcription factor 60-like, translating into MIETGVTDKGALDGESLLDNVPDELCFDLFDDAAAAADGMDSYFSIDDIERYLMNDESNPDKSVEEHHDSLTNEFFSDLLLNSPDGPWLGSDLSKDSSASPDSVVDEDQEEVEDTSHQINEGKGGDAGETDDPVDKKRKRQIRNRDAAVRSRERKKMYLRDLELKSKYYEAECKRLGTLLQWSLAENHALRLSLHDSKAFDASMNKQESAVLLLESLLLDSLLGFMGIIYLLILGSQFLTNLEVALREDVGGEQWESEATRKVEMEARKIHSFDLFMMGKRCKASRSRMRLRIIESSSGLLSKTPRIPLFSLIS; encoded by the exons ATGATCGAGACTGGAGTTACAGATAAAGGGGCGCTTGATGGGGAAAGTTTGTTAGATAACGTCCCAGATGAGTTGTGTTTCGATTTGTTTGATGATGCGGCCGCCGCCGCAGATGGTATGGATTCTTATTTTTCGATCGACGACATCGAGCGATACCTTATGAATGACGAGTCCAATCCCGATAAATCAGTGGAAGAACACCATGATTCTTTGACCAATGAGTTTTTCTCGGACTTGCTTTTGAATTCGCCTGATGGGCCCTGGTTAGGGTCGGATCTCTCTAAGGATTCGTCCGCGAGCCCTGACTCAGTGGTGGATGAGGATCAAGAAGAAGTAGAAGATACCTCCCATCAGATCAATGAGGGTAAAGGTGGTGATGCCGGAGAAACTGATGATCCCGTCGATAAAAAACGCAAAAG GCAGATCAGGAACAGGGATGCGGCAGTGAGATCACGGGAAAGAAAGAAGATGTACCTGAGGGATCTTGAATTGAAAAGTAAGTACTATGAAGCAGAATGCAAGAGGCTTGGGACTTTGCTTCAATGGTCTCTTGCCGAGAATCACGCATTACGGCTTTCTTTGCACGATAGTAAGGCATTCGATGCTTCCATGAACAAGCAGGAGTCTGCTGTGCTCTTGTTGG AATCCCTGCTGTTGGATTCCCTGCTTGGGTTCATGGGCATCATATACCTTCTAATTCTGGGCAGCCAGTTCCTGACAAATCTGGAAGTGGCTCTTCGCGAAGACGTGGGCGGCGAACAGTGGGAAAGCGAGGCAACAAGAAAAGTGGAGATGGAGGCTCGTAAAATCCATTCctttgatttatttatgatgGGCAAAAGATGCAAAGCTTCAAGATCAAGGATGCGGTTAAGGATCATAGAATCCAGCAGTGGCCTTCTATCCAAGACTCCTAGAATTCCTCtattttcattaattagttaa